Part of the Planococcus plakortidis genome is shown below.
AATATGGCGCCCAGCCGCCAAGGTGCATATCCAGGGAAGCTTGCGTCAACAGGATGCCTTCCTGTTCACTCGTGCGGTACAGATCCGCCAAGATGATGACGAACGCGGTTGCCGAACAGATGATGATCGTATCGAAGAATACGCCGAGGCTTTGGACGAGCCCTTGTTTGGCGGGATGCGAAACGTTCGCGGACGCTGCGGCATTCGGGACAGAACCCATACCGGCTTCGTTCGAGAACAAGCCGCGGCGGATCCCCTGCATGATCGCCGCGCCGATTCCGCCTCCGACCACTTCCTCAAGGCCGAATGCATTCTGGACAATCAAAGTGAAGACCGCCGGAACTTCCGTGACGTTCGTGACCATGATGTAAGCGACGACAATCAGATAGATCGTCGCCATGATCGGCACCACGATTTGAGTTACATGCGCAATACGGCGTACCCCGCCGAAAATGACGATGGCTGCCAGGACGACCAGACTGGCCCCGACCACCCAGTTCGGGATATCGAAGACATCACCGACCGATTGGGCGATGGTGTTCGATTGCACCGAATTGAAGATGAAGCCGAACGCGAGCGTCAGGAGGATGGCGAAAATGATGCCCAATTTCCGGGTGCCGAGCGCTTTTTCCATATAATACGCAGGCCCGCCGCGGAATTGTTCGCCGTCTTTGATCTTGTAGACCTGAGCGAGCGTACTTTCGATGAATGCGGTTGCCATCCCGATGAGGGCTACGACCCACATCCAGAACACGGCGCCCGGGCCGCCGATGGCAATCGCCAGGGCGACGCCGGTAATGTTTCCGGTCCCGACACGCGAGGCGGTCGAGATCGTGAATGCCTGGAACGCGGAAATCCCGCCTGTCCCGTCTTTCTTTTCCGTGATGACACGGAACATCTCGCCAAACAAACGCACCTGTACAAAGCGCGTGCGAATTGTAAAGTAAAGCCCTAAACCGAGCAGGAGCCCAATTAATATGTATGTCCATAATAAGTTATTGCCTTCGTCGACTATCCATGTCAACCCGTTGAAAATTGCATCCATTTCATAGACCCCTTTAAAATCCTATAGTTTATGCATGGTTCCATACCCTTAATGGAAGGCATGGAAACAAAAAGTTCCAGTAGTGGCAATGCCTTCATGCCAGGCGAAGCGTCTCCGCCAATACGCGGGCACCGATATCAAGCGCATCGCGGTTGAATTTCATGTCCGGATGATGCAGCCCAGGCGCCAAATCCGCTCCGATCCCGATCATCGCCGCCTTCAACTCCGGTTGTTTGATCGTGTAGAAATGGAAGTCATCCGCGCCGGTCGTCTGGATGGGTTCAGCATAAGCCTCTTCCCCGAGCACATTGCGGATGGCCTGCGCGGCAATTTCCATCGCTTCCTCCGACACTTCGGCAGCCGGCGTATAATCGTTCCATTTCAAATCGATTTTCACATCGTGAAGCGCTGCGATTGCCCGCAGGCCATCCTCGAGGCGAACTTTCATCGCATCCATCAACTCATTGGACTGCGAGCGCACGTCCAGCGCAAATGTGGCGCTTCCCGGGATGATGTTCAGGCTGTCCCCGCCGGTCTGGATATTCGTCAGCTTGGCTGAATAGGATTCGAACGGCGAGAAATAAATCGTTTTCACGAATTGATGGATTGCCGCAATGACATCGATGGCATTTTTGCCTTGATGCGGCCGCGCACCGTGCGCATCTTCTCCGGTGATCTTGCCTTTCAGGAAGATGCCCGATCCGTGTTGGAGCGCCGGTGTCACTTTGCCGAACGGCAGCTCTTCCTGCGGCCGCAAATGGACGCCGAACAGATGTGTCACGCCTTCCAATGCGCCGCGTTCAATCATCGCAAGCGACCCATTGCCCTGCTCTTCGGCCGGCTGGAAAATAAAGCGGATGCGTTTAGTCAAAGTTTCATCCTTTAACCGCAGGAGCGCACCGAGCACCATCGACATATTGGCGTCATGGCCACAGGAATGGTTGGCCTGTACCTTGCCGCCCACTTCCTGCCACAAGGCATCGATATCCGCACGCACGGCAATCACTTCCTCGCCTTCCCCGATTTCTGCAAACAAGCCCGTGACATCATCAAATGTCCGGTACTCCACCCCGAGCGCTTCCATGATCTGCGCCAGTTTCTTCGTGGTCTCGACTTCTTTGAAGCTGACTTCGGGATGCGCATGGAAATGGTCGAAATACGTTTCGGTCTGCTGTTTGAATTCCATAAAAGATCCGCTCCTTCATTTTTTCATCTTTTTGAATTGTACCTGTCTTCTCCATTCAAAACAAACCGGGCCCTGTAGAGCTTGTGGTTTTCACGATGTTAATCAGCGTCTTCTCCGATGTGCAAAATCAGGCTGGCGATGATTTCCGGGATTTCCTCGAAAGCATTCTTGATATGGAGCCGTTCGGTGCGTTTATGCGGGTCTTTGCCGAATGGGCCGATGTTCAGGACCGGTGCCTTCAGATGTTGCATCGCCTGGAACGGGATGCTGTATTGGTCGCCATAGACGGGCGTGTTGTTTTCATAGCTGACCCAGCCGCTCGAGCTGTCCTGGTAATTGACATAGCTCAGGTCGGAGATGCCGTTGAAGAAATGCACTTGCTCGAGCTCCAGGCCGAAACGTTCAAAGGCATGACGCGTGACGTGCCCGACACATTTCTCGATGAACGGGTCGTCGCTTGAATTGACCGCCGGGTAATAGGGCGGCGCAAATAGCAGGACGATGCCAGGCGTCAACTCCTGGCAATTGAGCAGCAGGATGTCCGCGATATGGAATGATTTATCGCGGACGTCACGTTCCGGGTCCATCAAGGTCTCGCGGATCAATTGATTGAGGTAATCGATCCCGAATTTTTCCTTGGCATACTCCACAAGCTCTTCGTAACGGATGACGCGGATATTATCAAACCGCGGCTCCATGGCCGCTTTTTTGCATAATGCACGGTAATCTTCCATGCATTCCGCAGCGGATTCCTTCGCCAGCCCCTCAAAAATATCCATGATGTCTTCAGCGTTTCTTTCCATGGTGAAGACATTATAGAGCGCTTTGGTGCGGTAAGGCGTCTGCACAGAATACTCCTCTTTCATGTCCCCTTGCGTCAGGGTTACCGGAAGCGGCGTTTCTTCCCCGTGCACGGTCTCGGAAAATGCTGGATTCCATTCCATTTTCCGCGTCAAATACGTGGACAGATAGCTTGAAGTCATGCCGGCAAGCGGCTCGCCTGCATGCGTTTCCTTTCCGTAGAACAAGGCGCTCGGCATGATTTTCCCGATCGACCCGGTATAGATATATTGCGATTCGTCGCCCGGTGATTTCGCGAATACCGGCTCGCCGTTCAAAAACAGCACATATTCCAGGCCGTATTGGCGTTCGAGATCGAGCAATTTCGATACGCCGTAACGCATGCCCGCCGAGTTGACTTCCTCATCCGGCACCGTCATGAGCAAGAGGTTGACCGGCCATTCTTCGCTGCTTGCCCGTTCAATCAATGCCATGTGGATCGCGAGCCCGGACTTCATATCCATGATGCCGCGCCCGAATAGATACTCGCCGGATGCAAGGTCTTCCTGCATCTCCGGCGTGAATTCATTTTTGATTTTCTGGAACGCTTTCTCGAGTTTTGCCGGTTGATAGGCGAGCGGGGCCAAATCCCCGTATTCGTGAACGGCGACCGTATCGAAATGGCTGAGCAGCACGACGGTGCGCGCAGCTTTCTCGTGTTTGTACAGAGCCGTCAAATAGCGCCGCTCCCAATTGACCTCCCCCAAGGAAACCAGTTCCGGATGGTTTTGGAAATATGGCATTTCCATTAATTCGGCTTGTAACTTTTCCGGGAATTTCACTTCCCCTTCCGTTAATCCTTGCGATTCCCAGCCGACCAATCGTTCGGTCAGCTGGCGCAATTGTTCGGGCGTGCCCCATAAACTAACCATCTTTCATTTCTCCTTTCGCTATTCCACTATAGAAAAAACGGCTCATCCGGGGAGCCGTTTCCTGCGTTTCCGGAGCAAATCCTCCGCTGCCCCCGACCCGAAGATCACGCCGATGACAATGAGCACCAGGCCGATCAAATGGCCAGGCGTAATCGTTTCACCGAGAATGAGGCTTGCTGCCACGAGCGAGAACAGCGTATTCAAGTTCATGAATATGGCCGCTTTCGTCGGTCCTGCCTGGCCGATCGAGTAATTATATAGCATATGCCCGACCGCCGTCCCGAGCATTCCCGAGAAGAAGAATGCCAGCCAGAACGAAGACGGGACATCTGCGAATGCCGCGATTTCCCCCGGCTCCTGGATGAGCGCGATGATGAACAGCACGGTCGCCCCCGTAACGAGCATATATCCAGTCAGCAGGCGCGGATCGAGTGAACGTGCCGCATTTGCTATGACGATATAACTGAAGACCTGGGCGAGGATCGAAATGAAGACCAGCACATCGCCCAGGCTCAAGCCTGATGCCGAATCGCTTCCGACCATTACGGTCGTGGCAACACCGGCAAAACCGATGAAGACGCCGAGCCATTGCAGCCTCGAGGGCACGATGCGCATGATCAGCGACACCAATACTGCCGTCAGCATCGGCCCGGTCCCGAGAATCAAGCCGGCATTCGTGCCGGAAGTGATCGCCAAGCCCTGGGACAGGAAATAATGATGCGCCACGACGTTGAGCAAAGCCCCGAGCAAGATATATTTCCAGTCGCTGCGCTTTGGCCAGCGCATCATGCCGAGCGATGCGAGAATGATCAGCACGGTCACTCCAGCCAGCAGGATCCGAAACGCCGTCAGCGTGACCGGATCGACAAATTCCAATAAATATTTGACCGCTGCGAGGTTAAATCCCCACACGACCATGACGGATGTTAAGATGCCGTAAACTTTCCATGGAGTCAAAAGCGCAGCCCTTCTTTCCCTAATTCCAAGTATAGCCCTCTATTTTACGCTTGTTTCTCGTTTCTGTATAGAACGGCGTTGTAATCATACGCCTGCCGTTTGATCAGCAAGCTGAACGCGATAAAGGCGATGAGCGACAGGAGGACCGGCAAGGTGACTGTATGGACGCCGAACAAATTGCCGTTTTCGATGTTGTAGAAATGAAGTGCGATATAGCTTGCGATCCCTGTCGCCATGCTTGCGACCGCCCCATATTTATTGCCCCATTTCCAGTACAGGCCGAGGACGATCGGCCAGATGAACGCCGCTTCCAATCCGCCGAATGCGAATAAATTCAGGAAAATCAATAGATCGGGCGGGTCGAGCGCCAGCAAGAAGACGATCACGCCGAGAATCCCGGTGACCCCAAACGACATGCGCTTGATTGTTTGAAGGCTGGCGTCCGGTTTGACGTAGTTCAAATAGATGTCCTTGACGATCGACGAGCTGACGAGCAACAACAGCGAATCGACCGTCGACATGATCGCCGCCATCGGAGCCGCAAGCACGATGCCCGCGACCCAAGGCGGCAAGGTTTCGAGCGCGATGAGCGGAATGACTTTGTCGCCGACTTCGATGCCTGGAAGGATGGGGCGTGCGAACACGCCGATCAAGTGCATATTGAGCATGATGAAGCCGGTGACGATGGTACCGATGATGAGCGCGCGGTGCATCGAGCGGGCGTTTTTATAGGACATGGCCCGGACCGCGATTTGCGGCAAGCCGACAACGCCGACACCGACGAGAATCCAGAACGACGACACGTAAGCGGCGCTGAGATTGCCTTCCGCCCCGTACGGCGTGACCAGATTCGGGTTTTCATTGATCAGATCCTGCATGATGTTCGAAATCCCGCCGCCAGAAATAATAACCGCAACCAGCAAGACGAGCGTGCCGATGAGCATGACCGCCCCTTGCACGGCATCCGTCAAAGCGACTGCCCGGAAGCCGCCGATCGTCACGTAGACAAGAACACTGATGGCAAATAAGAACAATGCCGATTGATAGCTGAGCCCGGTCAAGGACTCGATCAGCCGCGCGCCGCCGATCCACTGCGCCGCCATCGCAGAAAACAGGAAGATGATGATGCTAAGCGCCGACAACAACACGACGGCTGTGCTATTGTAGCGGGCTTTGAGAAAGTCGATCATCGTCACCGCGTTATAGCGGCGCGCCATGATGGCGTATTTTTTCCCGAGAATCATCAGGACGAAATAGCCGGTGACCACTTGCGTCATCGCCAGCAGCACCCAGCCGAAGCCCATCGTATAAGCGGTCCCCGGCCCCCGAGGAAACTCGAGGCACTGCCGTATGTCGCGACCATGGTCATCGCAAGCACGAAGCCGCCAAGTTCGCGGCCGCCAAGGAAGTAATCGCTGATGAAATTCGAAGAGCCGGCCAATTTCCGGCTCGACCAATAACCGATGAAAAAGATGATGATCAAGAATACGATCATGGGAATGAGGACTGAATAATTCATCGGCTTTCCCCCTGTTCTTCGTCAAATGGCACATCGACGAAGAAAAACTTCACGACGACCGCGACCAGCACGGCCATGACCAGGAATCCGACGATGCAGCTGTAGAAAAACCAATCGGGCAAGCCGAATATGTACGTGTATTCCTCGACGGGGCGGTTGCCAAGCCCATAGGCAAAAGCGAACCACCAGATGAAGTTAAAAAGCGCGAGGCCGAGGCCGATCCAGGCTTCCCGGTGCGCGACGCGAAAGCGCCAATCTGTTTCTTTCATGGATATCCCACTCCGATCAATGGCTGTAATGTGTTGTGTCTATCGTACACCAATGGCGGCCGTAAATTAAGCGCCAGTTTCAGCGGCGCTGTTGCTGTGCCTATTTACACAGCCGACACGTGAGCTTTCCGTCTTTCATTGCCATCAAAAAAACCTCCGGAACTTCCCGGAGGTTTTGCTTAGCGTGCCAATAGATATTCGACATAAGCGCGCCATTCTGTATTCTTCGCGTAATTAAAGTCCGGCGTGCGGCCCGGGAACGGCATGAAGAGCTTCGGCCTTCCCGGATAATCGTGAAGCTGCTCTTCGTTGATTGCGATGTCCCCTGCTTCCATGCCGCTCGCGAGCACGATGCGGCCATGCTGGGCAAAGGCGATCTCGACCGGAACGGCACTCGGGCGGCCATCAATATTCAATGTATAGGCAGTGCCCGCCGTCTCGTCGTCATCGTAAATCCAGCCATCGCGCAAGGCGACCGCGTCTTGTGCTTCATTCAAAGTAATTTCGGTATTAACATTGCTTCCATACGGCATCGTGTCCTGCAAGGACGCATCTGGCGCAATGCGCACTTCGTAGAAGGCAATCGGGTTGTTTTGTTCGATGCGGCCGAGGTCGCGGTAAGCTTCGAACCATTTCGACTCTTCCGCCGGGATTTCGGAAACGCTGCGGACCGTTCCCGGAATCGCGCCTTCAATGCCTGGCGCCTGGATGAATACGCGGTCGGCCTGTTCGACTTCATGCCATTCATCTTCCAGCAAATACGTGACGAATTCCCGTTCATTATTGTAAATCTCGATGCTGAGCGGCGCGCTGTCACGGTTGATGCTTGCGACCGTCCCATCGACCGGGCTGATGAGCGCCGGATTTTCCTGGCTTTGCGCGAGCTGCGCTTCCACGACCGCCAGTTCAGAATCGATGGCTGCCAGGCGCTGCTGGGCTTGCGCGATGCCCGAAGCATATGCGCCGTCTTCAGGCACTTCCACGCCGACCGAGACGTTGACATCCATGCGCAATTCCTGCTCCATGTCTCCGCCAATTCCCGGATAGCTGGAGCTGTTATTGGAGTTTTCGGATACGCTGCTGTCTTGCGATGCACGCGCCTGCGTCAATTCCTGCAACGTGGACTGGACTTCACTGCGTTCTGCTTGAAGCGCGCTTTGTTCCGATTGCCAAATGGCGCGCTGGTCTTCCGATTCGCTTTCGTTCAAGCGGGCCAATTCGGCGCCCGCTGTCACGGCGTCGCCTTCTTTGACGAGCCATTGCTCAAGCGCTTCGTGGTCCTGGACATAGATTTCCATCGTGTCCTGCGGTGCCGTCAATGCTTCTTTCGGCAATGTTTCGGTATATGTATGGGTATACGCCTGTTCATACTCACTGACATATAATTCTTTTGAAATGATGCTCTTCTCACCGAACAGCAAGAGGAAGTTCGAGGTCAAAAAGGCGACGATGGCGATAGATAAGCCGATAAAGAAAAAGCGGTTCATAGGATCGGCCCCCCTTGCATAAAGTCACGCAGCATTTCATCGACCGGAATCTGGCTGAACAACGCGACGATCAATGCCGAGATGATATGAATCATGATCAGCGACAGCAGGATGACCTTCGGCGACACACGCGAAAAGTTCTTGATGAAGCGGTATTGGATCGCGATGATCAAGGATGTGAATAAGGTCAATTGATTAAAGAAATATATCAGGTAGCTGTTGTCGAGAAACGTCGCGGCGATCGGCCCGAATGAAAACGGCGAGAAGGCCATCGTGTAGCCATTCCAGGCGAATATGCCGAAAATCAAGCCCTTTTCCAGCACCAACAATGCCGTAACGTAGGCCTGCATGACGATCATCGCCTTCCACGGGATGCCGATGATGCGGCTGTAGAGATAAGCCGCTATGTACAGATGGAAGCTCAAATACAAGCCCCCCCATAGCAATGTGCCGGCAAGCGAAGTCCAGCGTGCGAGTGTGTATCCGTCGAACATGCCTGCCGCAAGCAGCGGCGTCAGCGACCCAGTGTTCATGCCCCATATTTCAGGCAAGGCGAACACGATCAGGCCGAGTACAAGAATCACGGCCAGCCGCTTATTGATCTGCCTCATTTCGGTGTTGCGTAAATTATGTATGAGTTGGCCTTGGTTCAGGAAGAAATGCCAAAATTTAAAATCAGATATCATGCGTCTAAGTCCTTTCAGGCAAATGGCGTTCTGCTTAGTTTTACTTTACCAAAAAACCATACGCTTTGAAACGAATTCTCTGCCACAATTTTCAATATTTGGTGGCTTTGAGACGAATGGCACAGGATTGTGGTGAATTTCAAAATAGTAAAGGGTGAAGTAATGAAAAAGAAGTGATTGGAAAAGCTTCCGCTTT
Proteins encoded:
- a CDS encoding alanine/glycine:cation symporter family protein translates to MDAIFNGLTWIVDEGNNLLWTYILIGLLLGLGLYFTIRTRFVQVRLFGEMFRVITEKKDGTGGISAFQAFTISTASRVGTGNITGVALAIAIGGPGAVFWMWVVALIGMATAFIESTLAQVYKIKDGEQFRGGPAYYMEKALGTRKLGIIFAILLTLAFGFIFNSVQSNTIAQSVGDVFDIPNWVVGASLVVLAAIVIFGGVRRIAHVTQIVVPIMATIYLIVVAYIMVTNVTEVPAVFTLIVQNAFGLEEVVGGGIGAAIMQGIRRGLFSNEAGMGSVPNAAASANVSHPAKQGLVQSLGVFFDTIIICSATAFVIILADLYRTSEQEGILLTQASLDMHLGGWAPYFLAIAITFFAFSSIVGNYYYGETNIEFINAHSMWLTVYRFGVLAMVMFGSIAQVQLVWNMADLFMGMMAVINLVVIALLGKISFRVLDDYIGQRKAGKNPVFYAKNLPGLKNTECWGEEAHRHDE
- a CDS encoding amidohydrolase, which produces MEFKQQTETYFDHFHAHPEVSFKEVETTKKLAQIMEALGVEYRTFDDVTGLFAEIGEGEEVIAVRADIDALWQEVGGKVQANHSCGHDANMSMVLGALLRLKDETLTKRIRFIFQPAEEQGNGSLAMIERGALEGVTHLFGVHLRPQEELPFGKVTPALQHGSGIFLKGKITGEDAHGARPHQGKNAIDVIAAIHQFVKTIYFSPFESYSAKLTNIQTGGDSLNIIPGSATFALDVRSQSNELMDAMKVRLEDGLRAIAALHDVKIDLKWNDYTPAAEVSEEAMEIAAQAIRNVLGEEAYAEPIQTTGADDFHFYTIKQPELKAAMIGIGADLAPGLHHPDMKFNRDALDIGARVLAETLRLA
- a CDS encoding M20/M25/M40 family metallo-hydrolase gives rise to the protein MVSLWGTPEQLRQLTERLVGWESQGLTEGEVKFPEKLQAELMEMPYFQNHPELVSLGEVNWERRYLTALYKHEKAARTVVLLSHFDTVAVHEYGDLAPLAYQPAKLEKAFQKIKNEFTPEMQEDLASGEYLFGRGIMDMKSGLAIHMALIERASSEEWPVNLLLMTVPDEEVNSAGMRYGVSKLLDLERQYGLEYVLFLNGEPVFAKSPGDESQYIYTGSIGKIMPSALFYGKETHAGEPLAGMTSSYLSTYLTRKMEWNPAFSETVHGEETPLPVTLTQGDMKEEYSVQTPYRTKALYNVFTMERNAEDIMDIFEGLAKESAAECMEDYRALCKKAAMEPRFDNIRVIRYEELVEYAKEKFGIDYLNQLIRETLMDPERDVRDKSFHIADILLLNCQELTPGIVLLFAPPYYPAVNSSDDPFIEKCVGHVTRHAFERFGLELEQVHFFNGISDLSYVNYQDSSSGWVSYENNTPVYGDQYSIPFQAMQHLKAPVLNIGPFGKDPHKRTERLHIKNAFEEIPEIIASLILHIGEDAD
- a CDS encoding DMT family transporter: MTPWKVYGILTSVMVVWGFNLAAVKYLLEFVDPVTLTAFRILLAGVTVLIILASLGMMRWPKRSDWKYILLGALLNVVAHHYFLSQGLAITSGTNAGLILGTGPMLTAVLVSLIMRIVPSRLQWLGVFIGFAGVATTVMVGSDSASGLSLGDVLVFISILAQVFSYIVIANAARSLDPRLLTGYMLVTGATVLFIIALIQEPGEIAAFADVPSSFWLAFFFSGMLGTAVGHMLYNYSIGQAGPTKAAIFMNLNTLFSLVAASLILGETITPGHLIGLVLIVIGVIFGSGAAEDLLRKRRKRLPG
- a CDS encoding YhdT family protein, producing the protein MKETDWRFRVAHREAWIGLGLALFNFIWWFAFAYGLGNRPVEEYTYIFGLPDWFFYSCIVGFLVMAVLVAVVVKFFFVDVPFDEEQGESR